A portion of the Carettochelys insculpta isolate YL-2023 chromosome 26, ASM3395843v1, whole genome shotgun sequence genome contains these proteins:
- the LOC142001718 gene encoding uncharacterized protein LOC142001718, translating to MAGAGAGARAGRRGIPKRKPNFTLQEIDILMSEVLRYEQLLFGASSTNVNAYEKQKIWWRITNKINAAGRNQRDIGEVKNRWRGLRRRANDKITRHRQQRQAPPEARPAPREPELGPHWGLHPREAPPGPAELPAPQGAGVKEEPVKEEPVDVKTEPFHTPSAEAIHQQVSRGGERRLLRSAGHLRDDPCEGWSRSPQNPPQTDLSISELGGQPEPLGADFTSIIFDQDAEHLNDCTVSESATPVTVALQDGGLDSGHLSSVEKRILQSNEQLVQEVRAFRREYAESRRETASVLHIIAKALSSVSSSLCEIRDLYLRQQVAPKQ from the exons ATGgccggggcgggggccggggccagggccggcCGGCGCGGCATCCCCAAGCGCAAGCCCAACTTCACGCTGCAGGAGATCGACATCCTGATGAGCGAGGTGCTGCGCTACGAGCAGCTGCTCTTCGGCGCCAGCTCCACCAACGTGAACGCCTACGAGAAGCAGAAGATCTGGTGGCGCATCACCAACAAGATCAACGCGGCGGGCCGCAACCAGCGCGACATCGGCGAGGTGAAGAACCGCTGGCGCGGCCTGCGCCGCCGGGCCAACGACAAGATCACCCGGCACCGGCAGCAGCGCCAGGCGCCGCCCGAGGCCCGCCCCGCGCCCCGCGAGCCCGAGCTCGGCCCGCACTGGGGCCTGCACCCGCGGGAGGCGCCGCCCGGGCCCGCCGAGCTGCCCGCGCCGCAGG GGGCAGGTGTGAAGGAGGAGCCAGTGAAGGAGGAGCCAGTGGATGTGAAGACAGAGCCATTCCATACACCTTCTGCTGAGGCCATCCATCAGCAAGTGTCACGGGGAGGGGAGAGGCGGCTCCTCAGGAGTGCAGGCCACTTGCGGGACGATCCATGTGAAGGCTGGAGCCGGAGCCCGCAGAATCCCCCGCAAACGGACCTCTCCATcagtgagctgggggggcagccagagcccctggggGCGGATTTCACAAGCATTATCTTTGACCAGGATGCAGAGCACCTGAATGACTGTACCGTGAGTGAGAGTGCGACCCCTGTGACTGTGGCACTGCAGGACGGTGGGCTGGACAGTGGCCATCTCAGCTCTGTGGAGAAGCGGATTCTCCAGTCCAACGAGCAGCTGGTGCAAGAGGTGCGAGCCTTCCGCAGGGAGTACGCGGAGAGCCGCAGGGAAACAGCCTCCGTCCTGCACATCATCGCCAAGGCCCTCAGCAGCGTGAGCAGCAGCCTGTGCGAGATCCGTGATCTCTACCTCCGGCAGCAAGTGGCCCCCAAGCAGTGA